TACACTTATTTATGTTCCTAACGTAGTAACAAGGGGgagttgcttttttttgccctcgCGCCTGTGTCCATGCCTCCACGCCAAGCAGATGTTCTTCTTTAGGAAGAAGGAAACCCCCGCCGAGGGGGcgcagggggaggaggagaagcagaaggagaaggagaagcagaaggaggaggagaagcagaaggaggaggagaagcaggaggagaagcagaagcaggaggagaaggaaaaggacgAAGTGGTAACTCAAGAGATGTCCCAGGAGATGTCCCAGGAGATGTCCCAGGAGAAGGCCCAGGAGAAGGCCCAGGAGAAGGCCCCAGTTAGCAACCCCTTTCAGAACATCCAAAAGGGTAGCCAGGAGGGGAAGACAGAAAACGATTTGCTACAACATGATGGTGAAagggaaggggaaagaaaaaagaaaaaagaaaaaaaaaacagcttagaggagaaaaatgagaaagagcTAGccacccaaatgggaaacGGCGGAGACAGTGATCATACAAACGGACAAGTAAAGCATAGCAAAGTTGCGCACGACGAAGGGACAACTCCCCCTAGTGGGAACCATGTCCGGAGGGACACGTATAGATTGATTCCCAgcggaataaaaaagaaaaaaatcaacctGTACAGCTCCTCTAGCTCTTCCGATGCCTCTTCGAATGAAGACCTATTTATCGGTAAAAgtaataaaaggaaaatggagACCCTCGAAGTGGGGGAATACGACCAAATTaggaagaaggacaaaaggGAGGAATCCCAACGAGATAATCAAGTCAGTAGTGGCACTACTATCACCAACAGAGTTAGTGGGAACAGCAAAATATTTGCCAACGTTAGCAGTGGGGGTGACAAGCTAATTTTCTTAACAAAAAGGGACAGAGAAGAAATGAAGCGAAAGGCggacaaaaaagaaagtgaAAGAATTCCTATGGGGGAGGAAGACCTTCATAGGAGAAAGTTCCATGAGAAGGAGGTCGAAGAcgcaaaggggaggaagaaggaggtcGAAGAcacaaaggggaggaagaaggagatcGATGCGAAGACCGATGCGAAGACCGATGCGAAGACCGACTCGAAGGATGACAGGCATAGGCTAAGGAGGAACTCCGAGTCGAATGAGGAGGCAAGGAGGCGAAAGCTGTCAAATGGGGACTCGGCCGAGGAGGAAAGCGGCGGAattgggggaagcggcggaagaagtggaagcggCGGAAGAAGTGGAAACGGCGGAAGGGGCGCGGAGAGCCGCTTGAGCCCCCCCAGCGCGTACGCCAAGGTGGAGTCGTCCCTGGCGGAGCTGAACATGCTTAACATAAGCGCCATCGAACGGGACAGccaaagggaaaaggagTTGGAAACAATTAAGCAGCAATATTTGGGActaaacaaaaagaagaagaagatgcaGAAGCCGTcagaaaaatttagaaacATTTTCAACTTTGAATGGGATCAATCGGAGGACACCTCCAGAAATGACACGAACCCGTTATACCAGAACAGGCTAGAGCCGCAGTTGCTCTTCGGACGAGGGTACATCGCAGGTATAGACGTCCGAGAgcagagaaagaaaaataatttctacGATAAGTTAGTGCAAAATAGGATTAACTTTAGTGTGAAGAAAGGAGCGGTTGAGGAGAATTCCCTCAAAAAGGAGCTCCACCATAGGGGCGGCACAAAGGCGGGCAGTAACAGCGAGCATGGTGCTAGGAGCAGCTGGGAGAATGGCCCTTCTGGCAGCTGGGCGAATGGTGCTTCTGGCAGCTGGGCGAACGGTCCTTCTGGCAGCTGGGCGAACGGTGCTTCCGACAGCTGGGTGAATAGTTCATCTAGCCATTTAGACATGTCAGCCATGGCGAACACGCCGAACCCAATGGAGCATCTAACGAACCCGAATAATCACTCCTTGAGTAGaagcaaaacgggggaaTTCATTTACGAACCGAAAGTGAATAATATCATTTTGGATGTTCATAACAAACACTGGAGTGAAAAGAAGAGAGAAGAAATGACGGACAGAGATTGGAGGATATTCAGAGAGGACAACGAAATTTACATCAAAGGAGGTATCGTTCCAGCACCCATCAGAAGATGGGAAGAGTCCAACCTTTCTAGCGATTTGTTAAAAGCTattaaaaaggcaaaatatgaaaagcCCACTCCAATCCAGATGCAAGCTATACCTATAGCTCTCGAAATGAGGGATCTAATCGGCATCGCAGAAACGGGTTCAGGAAAAACAGCCGCATTTGTTCTACCCATGCTTGCTTACGTGAAACAACTCCCACCATTGACATATGAAACGTCTCAAGATGGACCATACGCTCTTATTATCGCCCCATCGAGAGAATTAGCCATCCAAATTTTTGACGAAACGAATAAGTTTGCATCCTACTGTTCATGTAGAACCGTAGCAGTGGTAGGAGGAAGAAACGCAGAAGCACAAGCATTTGAGTTGAGAAAAGGAGTGGAAATTATCATAGGTACTCCAGGAAGGATACAGGATTGCTTAGAAAAAGCATACACTGTCCTAAACCAATGTAACTACGTTATCTTGGATGAAGCAGATCGAATGATGGATATGGGGTTTGAAGATTCtgtgcattttattttagatAAAATTCCAACATCTAATTTGAAGTCAGAAGATGATGCTTTAGCTTTACAAGAAGAAATGATGGCAAAGGCTGGACATCGTCTGTACAGGTTGACACAGATGTTTTCTGCTACGATGCCTCCAGCTGTGGAAAGGCTGTCAAGGAAGTACCTTAGAGCTCCAGCTTATATATCCATTGGAGATCCTGGAGCTGGTAAACGATCGATAGAACAGAAATTGGAATTTACTAcagaaggaaagaagaaacagaaacTGCAAGAACTTTTAGAGGAGTATGAAGCACCTATTATCGTTTTTGTGAATCAAAAGAAGGTGGCAGATATTATTGCTAAATCGATTAGTAAGATGAAATTTAGGGCAATTGCTTTACATGGTGGGAAGGCACAAGAATTGAGAGAACAAACTttgaattcttttaaaaatggagactTTGACATATTGGTAGCTACGGATGTTGCTGGGAGAGGTATCGATGTGCAGGGCGTCAAACTTGTGATAAACTTTGACATGCCGAAAGATATTGAGTCGTATACACACAGGATTGGACGTACTGGGAGAGCTGGCATGAAGGGACTGGCCATTTCGTTTGTCACCGAGCAGGACTCCCACTTATTTTACGACTTGAAGCAGTTCCTCATATCTTCCAACAATATCGTACCCATGGAGCTGGCCAACAACCCCGCATCCAGGGTGAAGCCTGGCTCGGTCATGCACGCCCCGAAGAAGCCCCAAGTCATGTATAAGGGCTAACACGGGGGTGGAGAAGTGGGGATAGGAGGTGAAGGAGGCGAAGGAGGCGAAGGAGGTGAAGGAGGCGAAGGAGGCGAAGGAGGTGAAGGAGGCGAAGGAGGCGAAGGAGGCGAAGGAGGTGAAGGAGGCGAAGGAGGCGAAGGAGGGGGGCATAGTTGCGACCTGAGCCTGGTTGAGGGAAGGACAGGTGGATATGCCCCCACGCATGAGAACGAGAACTACGTGTGTGTCCCACCTTTGTGTACACTCCACAGTTTCGCGAAACGATATCACAGCGTTgtgaaaagttttttttttttttttttttttcccatagaGGGGTACCTACCGTGGGGTGACAAATCGGGCCGAACTCGCGCGCACAGACGAACTGGGCCCACCAGTAAATGAAGGGGCACGTCCCCCTTTTACGGGACGTGAGTACACCGCTGCGtcttttttccatctctTCGCTCCGCGCAAGTCGAACATTTGCATACCGTTTTTGGTTCCCCCACCCCGTGATGGGGTCAGGTCATTCCCCGTAACTCCGCGTAGCAATTgaagctcttttttttttttaatggaaGCGCCGCAGGGTGGAGTTGGTCCCGCGGGGAGTTAGCTTGCCCGTGTGCACACGTGTATGCGtgcgtttgttttttttttttttcattctttcgttctttattttttttccctcttcttctttttccgcttcttcttacgcttcttcttccgcttcttcttacgcctcttcttttttttttcctttccggCGAATACACAACTGCGGTAAGCTCTTCCAATCCAAGTGACCATTCGATTTGTCAAAACTGGGTCTGTGTAGATCACCCTTTTTGTGCGCAGTTAAGTGGTGaggcggtgaagcggtgaggcggtgaagtggcgaagcggtgaagtggcGAAGTGGTGATGCGGTCAATAGACCAATCGGCCAATCGACCACTCGGCCAATCGGCTGAACGATGTGAGGAGGGCACTCAGCAAGCGCACCGTCGTGAAGACATGAGCGACGGATTGGtgacccccctttttgtgttccATTTGGCACCCCACTCCTCTCGATAACTTTTTTGGTCTTGCCGTATGAAGGCTAGCTCTCCCACGAGGGTACCCAAGACATTTCAtatgtaaaaggaaaaagcatGACTtatagtagaaaaaaaaaatggaagagtATGACACAGAAGCAGATGTACCAAGGacagaaaataaatacattacGTACCTTCCAATTGTTTtagaaaatatgataaaagtAAACAGagggaaagggaaaatcACAAGCTTTCATGCATCCAAAGTACCAGAAATATCGATTAAGAATTATATTCAACGGATTGGAAAATACACAGGATGCAGTAATGAATGCTTTGTCCTTTTAATCATATATCTTGACAGaattgtgaaaataaatacagATATTACTTTGTCTCTTTTGTGTATCCATAGACTGCTCATAACAGCTATCATGATTGCTGCGAAATTTTTTGATGACTTATACTACTCCAATGCGTTTTATGCTAAAGTTGGAGGAGTTTCTACGGAAGAGATTAACAAATTGGAGGgtatttttctccatctgATCGATTACAATTTGTTTGTATCCTCAGAGGAGTACAATCTGTATAGATACTCCATATCTTTGGCTGTGGAGCGGTACTTGCGCAGAACCCATGTTGGGGGGCAAGTCGGCATGGGGGCAGATAAGAAGCTGGGGCCAACCAACGGGGGGGACCATCACAGGGGGAGTCATCATAGGGGTAGCCATCACGGGGGGGGCCATCACAGGGGGAACTGTGCCAGCCGTCCAGCCCCCGTCGCAAAGCCCTATAACTTGTTTAACTACACCACTCCACACAGGACCAATATTATGTTCCTGAAGCCGGGGAATGGCCACAATTTTCAGACCCCGCGCGGGGGGTAGAACCGCGTCGAGTAGGTCACTCTGGGGAGTAGCGGTCCAAGACGAGAAACAAATCCGCTTTCCCATGCGGAACCCCCCAAAATGGGTAGCTTCCACCGACAAGCGccaccttttattttaacgcTGACTTgccgtccttttttttttttttgtaatcccTCCTCCCGTACATGCATGCAGAGGGGTACACGTACGCATGTATATGTCCCCCTTTGGTAACTTTGcactttcttctttttttttttttttttttttttcctataccGTGGTGCGAGAGGGTTTTGTTCTTTCGATGTTATTCGTTACTGGGAGGTAACCCACGTTGTGCAGTTTCTCCCCAATTTTATGTCCAACCAAGTGGGTcaaatggagaggaaaaaaaaaaaaaagaaaaacgcatCATCGTAGTTATATTAACAGATTGCCAAGTGAGTGTGAACAACCAGACCGATTCGTCTTCCCGCACGAAACGCATACGTGGCGAAAGGGGGTCTTCTCTGCCTCGCCCTGCTGTTCACTTCGCGTGTGTCCCTCTGCATGGGGGAGAGAGATACCGTACACAACACTACCAACTTACCCATGCGAAGAAGTGCCCTTAGCAGTGGCCGCTCCTTAGCACTGACTGCCCCTTCGCGCTGACCGCTCCTTCGCGCTGACTCCACTTTAAATTAGCTCCGCAGAGGCAAAGAAAATATGTGGGGCATTATGCGAGTGAAGTTTAACCAATGAGGGAAGGCACAGTAGCGTGCAAAGGTGGTCGTCCCGACTGCGCGCACGTCATATGTGCACAACTGGGGATTGCAAAACTCTGCGCAGTGGAGGCATCCAATtggggtttaaaaaaaaaaaaattaccatcCTAGGTGAGAATAGCTTTCCAAGCAGTTCACTGCacttcgaaaaaaaggcgcacaaaaggggaatcacaaaag
The sequence above is drawn from the Plasmodium cynomolgi strain B DNA, chromosome 10, whole genome shotgun sequence genome and encodes:
- a CDS encoding pre-mRNA splicing factor RNA helicase PRP28 (putative), producing the protein MFFFRKKETPAEGAQGEEEKQKEKEKQKEEEKQKEEEKQEEKQKQEEKEKDEVVTQEMSQEMSQEMSQEKAQEKAQEKAPVSNPFQNIQKGSQEGKTENDLLQHDGEREGERKKKKEKKNSLEEKNEKELATQMGNGGDSDHTNGQVKHSKVAHDEGTTPPSGNHVRRDTYRLIPSGIKKKKINLYSSSSSSDASSNEDLFIGKSNKRKMETLEVGEYDQIRKKDKREESQRDNQVSSGTTITNRVSGNSKIFANVSSGGDKLIFLTKRDREEMKRKADKKESERIPMGEEDLHRRKFHEKEVEDAKGRKKEVEDTKGRKKEIDAKTDAKTDAKTDSKDDRHRLRRNSESNEEARRRKLSNGDSAEEESGGIGGSGGRSGSGGRSGNGGRGAESRLSPPSAYAKVESSLAELNMLNISAIERDSQREKELETIKQQYLGLNKKKKKMQKPSEKFRNIFNFEWDQSEDTSRNDTNPLYQNRLEPQLLFGRGYIAGIDVREQRKKNNFYDKLVQNRINFSVKKGAVEENSLKKELHHRGGTKAGSNSEHGARSSWENGPSGSWANGASGSWANGPSGSWANGASDSWVNSSSSHLDMSAMANTPNPMEHLTNPNNHSLSRSKTGEFIYEPKVNNIILDVHNKHWSEKKREEMTDRDWRIFREDNEIYIKGGIVPAPIRRWEESNLSSDLLKAIKKAKYEKPTPIQMQAIPIALEMRDLIGIAETGSGKTAAFVLPMLAYVKQLPPLTYETSQDGPYALIIAPSRELAIQIFDETNKFASYCSCRTVAVVGGRNAEAQAFELRKGVEIIIGTPGRIQDCLEKAYTVLNQCNYVILDEADRMMDMGFEDSVHFILDKIPTSNLKSEDDALALQEEMMAKAGHRLYRLTQMFSATMPPAVERLSRKYLRAPAYISIGDPGAGKRSIEQKLEFTTEGKKKQKLQELLEEYEAPIIVFVNQKKVADIIAKSISKMKFRAIALHGGKAQELREQTLNSFKNGDFDILVATDVAGRGIDVQGVKLVINFDMPKDIESYTHRIGRTGRAGMKGLAISFVTEQDSHLFYDLKQFLISSNNIVPMELANNPASRVKPGSVMHAPKKPQVIGVPTVG
- a CDS encoding cyclin2 related protein (putative), which translates into the protein MEEYDTEADVPRTENKYITYLPIVLENMIKVNRGKGKITSFHASKVPEISIKNYIQRIGKYTGCSNECFVLLIIYLDRIVKINTDITLSLLCIHRLLITAIMIAAKFFDDLYYSNAFYAKVGGVSTEEINKLEGIFLHLIDYNLFVSSEEYNLYRYSISLAVERYLRRTHVGGQVGMGADKKLGPTNGGDHHRGSHHRGSHHGGGHHRGNCASRPAPVAKPYNLFNYTTPHRTNIMFLKPGNGHNFQTPRG